One window of Acidobacteriota bacterium genomic DNA carries:
- a CDS encoding polyhydroxyalkanoate synthesis regulator DNA-binding domain-containing protein, with the protein MIRLIKRYGSRKLYDTEESRYVSLDELAGWIRAGQQIRVIDNKTSDDVTSQTLTQIISEEGRKGTALLPNELLHELIRIGEQAVSSGVEQLQNRMDRLVQASIDRIGPVRRAREEMVRLRERLDELESSLAAIDTNRQAVVKDISDSED; encoded by the coding sequence ATGATCAGATTGATCAAACGGTACGGCAGCAGAAAGCTCTACGATACCGAGGAAAGCCGCTACGTCTCGCTCGACGAGCTGGCAGGATGGATTCGGGCAGGACAACAAATTCGGGTCATCGACAACAAGACCTCGGATGACGTCACCTCCCAGACCCTGACCCAGATCATCTCGGAAGAAGGTCGAAAGGGCACCGCATTGCTCCCCAATGAGCTCCTGCACGAACTGATCAGGATCGGCGAACAGGCCGTTTCCTCTGGAGTCGAGCAGCTCCAAAATCGGATGGACAGGTTGGTGCAGGCATCGATCGACCGCATCGGTCCGGTGCGTCGTGCGAGAGAGGAAATGGTTCGGCTTCGCGAACGCCTCGACGAGCTCGAAAGCTCGCTTGCCGCCATTGACACCAACCGTCAGGCAGTCGTGAAAGATATCTCCGACTCCGAGGATTGA
- a CDS encoding patatin-like phospholipase family protein, with the protein MIASHTATDKIGLALAGGGPAGSIYEIGAVRALDESIEGLDLNDLHIYVGVSAGAFISSCLANNLSTAQMCRAIVKHEPGEHPFVPENFLTPAVGELVRSSLKAPKFLAEGLWHMLAHPADSGLFEPMTRLSRALPVGLFNNDPIQAYLEKIFSKPGRTDDFRKLRRKLVLVATDLDSGRPVRFGEPGLNHVPISRAVQASTALPGLYPPVMIDGRHYVDGVLLKTVHASVALEEGAELVLCVNPIVPVDTIRSVDVGVMRRGRLVDHGLPTVLAQTFRTLVHSRMGAGLAAYEALYSDRDVLVFEPRRDDYDMFFTNVFSFSNRKKVCEHAYQSIRNKLFRNRHRIGPILERHGLRLRTEVLQQERDLWESVELKKRQPSTSHLKEHLDKVLARIEHYVAEQS; encoded by the coding sequence GTGATTGCCTCGCACACAGCCACAGACAAGATTGGGCTCGCCCTCGCCGGCGGCGGTCCGGCGGGGTCGATCTACGAAATTGGAGCGGTGCGCGCCCTCGATGAATCGATCGAAGGACTCGACCTCAATGACCTCCACATCTACGTTGGCGTCAGCGCCGGGGCGTTCATCTCTTCATGCCTCGCCAACAATCTTTCGACTGCACAAATGTGCAGGGCGATCGTCAAACACGAGCCGGGCGAACATCCCTTTGTCCCTGAAAATTTCCTGACGCCAGCCGTCGGCGAGTTGGTTCGTAGTAGCCTCAAGGCCCCGAAATTCCTGGCAGAGGGTCTGTGGCACATGCTCGCCCACCCTGCCGACTCGGGCCTGTTCGAGCCCATGACCCGCTTGTCACGGGCTCTACCAGTCGGTCTGTTCAATAACGACCCGATCCAGGCATATCTCGAGAAGATTTTCAGCAAGCCCGGACGAACCGACGATTTTCGCAAGCTCAGGCGAAAGCTGGTGTTGGTCGCGACCGATCTCGATTCTGGGCGCCCGGTCCGCTTTGGCGAACCGGGGCTCAACCACGTACCAATCTCGAGGGCCGTCCAAGCTTCGACCGCCCTGCCAGGGTTATACCCGCCGGTGATGATCGACGGCCGTCACTACGTGGACGGAGTTCTCCTCAAGACAGTGCACGCTTCAGTCGCCCTCGAAGAAGGTGCTGAGCTCGTTCTCTGCGTCAACCCGATCGTTCCGGTGGATACCATTCGATCGGTCGACGTCGGCGTCATGCGGCGGGGCCGCCTGGTCGATCATGGATTGCCAACGGTGCTGGCGCAGACGTTTCGCACCCTCGTTCACTCCCGTATGGGGGCCGGACTGGCCGCTTACGAAGCTCTATACTCCGACCGCGACGTACTGGTGTTCGAACCTCGCCGGGACGACTACGACATGTTCTTCACGAACGTCTTTTCGTTCTCGAATCGCAAAAAGGTCTGCGAGCACGCCTACCAGAGCATTCGAAACAAACTGTTTCGAAACCGGCACCGCATCGGACCGATTCTCGAACGGCACGGACTTCGCCTTCGTACCGAGGTTCTCCAGCAGGAACGGGATCTGTGGGAGTCGGTCGAGCTCAAGAAACGTCAGCCGTCTACGTCACACCTCAAGGAGCACCTGGACAAGGTCCTGGCGCGGATCGAA
- a CDS encoding EAL domain-containing protein, with translation MSSFESSIVDLGEERFPHFERLLTSISHHFLRLEAQNLEVGIVGALRSICEATGADRGALLEITSNGSKKIASAHTFSEDEVSWKPNGIKGQPTDQMSWLAERLARRETVHLSASDEFPSEAEAERRFFEEQRLQSVVCVPLVSDGELQAMTCFGATRQKQDWKPAHIDFFHGATEILGSAIYRLRTELELAASREWLELAHRAGHSTAWEWVPEDDSLTFSNSTAEVFGVPASILPKTGAELLEFIPVADHHLISSTFSKVFSTGKPYEIEHRFEIPGKGTVWALVRGLVQRDADGRIEKVVGVSADITKRKLAEHELQREKEHAQVTLSSISDGVARTDAAGRIDFLNPTAERLLGIRLPQVRGQMLSRFYRSIAPETRTPKPNVVEQCLSSRHVLEPAEASLLVLEDGSELAVRESAAPIVAENGDLVGAVLVFTNVTQLRTLQRRMEHLATHDPLTGLINRREFESRLGEAITDAANSFRQHILCYLDLDEFKVVNDTCGHGAGDELLRQLTSVLSAVIPSGATLARLGGDEFGILFTNCDPDEAGEHAQTMIDAVRQYRFQWEDQIFEVAASIGMVPVVGGNGNLSELLSAADSACYVAKDRGRNEIHITRVDDSAVRVRHTEMRWVEKINRALHENRFELFVQRIRPLQNPDSPHFNELLLRLVDVEGKIVAPTQFITAAERYRMMPAIDLWVVGAALEAISSADIARESKTRFTINLSGQSFANTELKNLILGQFDRLQIAPETVLFEITETAAISNLADALEFMRVLRRRGCQFILDDFGSGLSSFRYLRNLDIDFLKIDGGLVREIARDPIQREMVAAIHRIGESMGIQTIGEWVENPEIEKVLKEIGVDYGQGWGIAYPEPLKI, from the coding sequence TCGAAGAAGATCGCCTCCGCGCACACGTTCTCAGAAGACGAAGTCTCCTGGAAGCCGAACGGAATCAAAGGCCAGCCGACCGATCAGATGAGTTGGCTTGCCGAACGTCTCGCGCGTCGCGAGACAGTCCACCTTTCTGCCTCGGACGAATTCCCCTCCGAAGCAGAGGCCGAGCGACGATTCTTCGAGGAGCAACGACTGCAATCGGTCGTCTGCGTCCCGTTGGTTTCGGACGGCGAACTGCAGGCCATGACCTGCTTCGGCGCTACCAGGCAGAAACAGGATTGGAAGCCCGCTCATATCGATTTCTTTCACGGCGCCACCGAAATCCTCGGTTCAGCGATTTATCGCCTGCGCACCGAGCTCGAGCTCGCTGCCAGCCGCGAATGGCTCGAGCTCGCCCATCGCGCCGGCCACAGCACAGCATGGGAATGGGTTCCCGAGGACGACTCGCTCACCTTCTCGAACAGCACGGCAGAGGTGTTCGGCGTGCCAGCGAGCATTCTTCCGAAGACCGGAGCGGAGCTGCTGGAATTCATTCCGGTAGCGGACCACCATCTCATCTCGAGTACCTTCAGCAAGGTCTTCTCGACCGGGAAACCGTACGAAATCGAACACCGTTTCGAGATCCCTGGAAAGGGAACCGTGTGGGCACTGGTTCGTGGCCTTGTCCAGAGGGACGCTGACGGACGGATAGAAAAAGTCGTTGGCGTTTCGGCCGACATCACGAAGAGGAAGCTTGCCGAACACGAGCTCCAGCGCGAAAAGGAGCATGCGCAGGTCACGCTCTCGTCGATCAGTGACGGGGTGGCGAGGACCGATGCGGCTGGGCGAATCGATTTCCTCAACCCGACGGCCGAGCGCCTCCTGGGCATTCGACTCCCGCAGGTGAGGGGACAGATGCTCTCGAGGTTTTATCGGAGCATCGCACCCGAGACCAGAACACCGAAGCCCAACGTCGTCGAGCAATGCCTGTCATCGCGTCACGTTCTCGAGCCTGCAGAGGCCTCGCTCCTGGTTCTCGAGGACGGATCGGAGCTTGCTGTCCGGGAGAGCGCAGCGCCCATAGTCGCCGAAAACGGGGACCTGGTGGGAGCGGTGCTGGTGTTCACCAACGTCACGCAGCTCCGAACCCTTCAGCGCCGGATGGAACATCTCGCGACCCACGATCCATTGACCGGCCTGATCAATCGGCGGGAGTTCGAATCCCGGCTTGGGGAAGCCATCACGGACGCCGCCAACAGCTTTCGCCAGCACATTCTCTGCTATCTCGATCTCGACGAGTTCAAGGTCGTCAACGACACCTGCGGCCATGGCGCTGGGGACGAGCTCCTGCGCCAGCTCACCTCTGTACTCAGCGCGGTCATTCCGAGTGGCGCCACCCTCGCTCGCCTCGGTGGAGATGAGTTTGGCATCCTGTTCACGAATTGCGACCCGGATGAGGCGGGTGAACACGCCCAGACCATGATCGATGCGGTTCGGCAGTATCGTTTTCAATGGGAGGATCAGATCTTCGAGGTTGCCGCCAGCATTGGTATGGTTCCGGTCGTCGGCGGCAACGGGAATCTGTCTGAGCTCTTGAGCGCAGCGGATTCCGCGTGCTACGTCGCCAAGGACAGGGGCCGAAACGAGATCCACATCACCCGTGTTGACGATTCGGCAGTGCGGGTCCGTCACACCGAAATGCGGTGGGTGGAGAAGATCAACCGAGCGCTCCACGAGAACCGCTTCGAGTTGTTCGTGCAGCGAATTCGACCGCTCCAGAATCCCGATTCACCACATTTCAACGAGCTGTTGCTGCGTCTCGTCGACGTCGAGGGCAAGATCGTTGCACCGACTCAATTCATTACCGCCGCAGAACGGTATCGGATGATGCCCGCGATCGATCTCTGGGTTGTCGGCGCGGCGCTCGAAGCCATCAGCTCAGCTGACATCGCACGTGAATCCAAAACCAGGTTCACCATCAACCTCTCTGGCCAGAGCTTCGCCAACACCGAGCTCAAGAATCTCATACTCGGTCAGTTTGACCGTCTGCAGATCGCTCCGGAGACTGTTCTTTTCGAGATTACCGAAACGGCAGCGATCTCCAACCTCGCGGACGCTCTCGAGTTCATGAGGGTTCTTCGCCGACGAGGGTGTCAATTCATCCTCGATGACTTCGGCAGCGGTCTTTCGTCCTTTCGTTATCTCCGGAATCTCGACATCGATTTCCTCAAAATTGACGGAGGGCTAGTTCGGGAGATCGCTCGTGATCCCATTCAGCGCGAGATGGTTGCGGCAATTCATCGCATCGGCGAGTCGATGGGGATTCAGACGATCGGCGAATGGGTCGAGAACCCCGAGATCGAAAAGGTCCTGAAAGAGATCGGCGTCGACTATGGGCAGGGCTGGGGCATCGCATACCCCGAGCCGCTCAAAATATAG